Sequence from the Crassostrea angulata isolate pt1a10 chromosome 9, ASM2561291v2, whole genome shotgun sequence genome:
TTTAAACCAAACTTgcagtgatgatgatgatgatgatgatgatgatgatgatgattgcACACTATTCCAGACAAGGCTTAGACTGATATCATGCTATGATTTGTTCATCATTGCTAGGTTAATATTTAAGTCTTAACACTATGTAAGTGTATTATAAATATAGTACATGCATACTTAAACATCAGTGTTCTAAAAGGGAAAAAGAGATTTAAGGCATGGTCAATGTGAGCATTGTAATCCATGACAACAATATCTGTCCTTCTGTACAGGATATAAGATATGACTATAGTATACCGTGTTGAATTGCACGCACATTAGAGTCGTGACAAAAAGATTTCAGTGATTTAAGAAATATCACAGATTTATGGGCAAAAAACTCTTCATTTTTCAAACTGCAGAAGCTAGGGGTAATACCGATATTTCACCACCCAACTCTAAATCTGTATGTTAATGAGTTTTTGATTTATGATTTGCAGAATCTACAATTCATGAAGAATGgctttattgttttgtttggttttgttttatttgccttcataaatgatttttacGCTTATCACAATATAAAAGTGGCATGGCAGATTTTGCAGAATTTGATGTGTCATTATGGGTTGTCTGGGGCATAATATGAACAAATATTGTGTAGGAAGTACAGTCATAACttgttgattacatgtattttggtcTGTCACGTTTGAGATTCAAACTCACAACCTTTCACCTAAGACTTCACTGTCAGATTCACTGTTGGATACACTGTAACTGAAATGACAGATGctgatataaatgaaatgtttgtacCCACAATACTTGCTataaagtatacatgtaagatTTATTGATCATCTAACTGTTTTTCAACCATTACTGTTGTGACAGCTGCCATTGGTAAGTAAAATCATATCGATCTGTCTAGATGGAGACTGGGCCCAATAAGCAGACATGTCTTTTTGACAGAAGGAAATCGTCTAACCCCAATGTCATTACTGGTCATTCATTCTTTCCCCATTAAACTATTTCATATACCTAGTGAAAAATTTAGTTAGGGGTATTTGTTTTGCTAACCTGAAACAAAGACTCCAGAGAATTTTTCTCACATGTGGAATCATCTGAAAACCACAGTGGTAATAGAACCAACCATGTGATGTCATTTTCCATTAGTGTGGTGAAAGTATTTGTAGTTAATTTTTTCTATGTGCTCCTGTAGATATTTACCGTTAGTACAGAACTTTATCGGAAACATTTTGatatcagtacatgtaatgATGAGATAGACCATAACAAGCCCTCATACATTAAGctggtatatatatacatgttggATTGAGTACCATATGCAGATATGTGTAGGAAATAGGATGAAGAGGTTAAGTGGTTGACTACGTTGATTGGATAAACATGAATGCAATGCTTTCCCCTTCCTACTTCTTAGTTATTGTGCACTGATAGACCATTGTTTGATTGGTTGGATTTGACCTTTTGCCCTATTTGTAGGAGGCGGTGGTGTCCGAGCTGAAGACCAGGAACCGCCAGATCAAGGAGAAGAAACTGCTGGGCAAGGACGAGGTGTACCACGGGGCACTGGAGGACATCCTACTGGGTAAGTGCTCCCTCAACCACCCATAATACAGTGGCCTGCATCATCAAAACTGGCCTCAACCACCCATAATGGGCCTCAAAGGCCCACCACAATACAGTGGCCTGCATCATATCAAAACAGGCCTCAACCATTCATAATGGGCCTCAAAAGTCCACCTCAATAGTCCACATTATATCAAAACAGGCCTCAAAGGCCCACAAGGAGCCTCAAAAGGCCAAAAAAGGCTTCAATGAGCTTACTGGACTTCAGTGGTCATAAACAGGACATAATGGGCCACATTTGGTCAAGGCTCTCAATTCTTTAGGTTATATATGCTATACATTTTCAAGATATTAGCCAAGTTAGTTTATAATATGCTACAATTTTAGACTTGGAAATAATATGAGTATCACTTTCAAAATTACATTGTTTAGCTTGAAGGGTGATTGgtagaaaaataatttaatatgtaGTTTTTACAGAAAGGAAAGCAGAAATATTCATAGACTAGTTAATATTGATTATCTTACAAATGTATTGCAGATCTGAAGAATGAGCCATACAGGAGAGCTGATGCAGTGCGGAGGAGTCAGAGGAGACGAAATGAAAACATGGTGCAGGCACCTAATTCAGAGGAAGGCGATGAATACTACTGATGAAACGTCGAATTTCTGTCTCTACGTTAATCCAATTTAATTGGCTCAGAGTACTTATAGTTACGTCTCCAAGGGAACACAGTGCTAAAATTGGTGTGTAAAACTTGGAAAAAAACCACAAGCGTCCCTCACTTGGGATGTGGAGCTTTGATGTGAACTTTGTCATAATAGGAAGAAAGGGTTGATCCCTTGCAACAgtgtaaaaaataatacataacaaAGATCATTATTATACAACTATCTGTGTGTACTGAACACCATTATCATACATGAAGGACAGGGAACAAACTAACCCAGATATGTACTGACATAGACAACAAGAGCAGGGAAGCGCATGATTGTATTGTATGCCACACATCATCTActttgtgcaatatttgtctcctccatttattacatgtattttagacaTTTGTAGACCTTGAGAAAGGATATTTGATTGTAAGAAATAATGGACAACTTTGAAAGAAGTTTTCAGAGCTGAATGGAAGATATAATGCAAGTTTTGATACCATTTGATCGTACATGTATTACCCAGCATTAACAGTACATATAATACATTgatgttcaaattattgataaataagaTCTTGCCAGAAGTATTGAGATATACAGAAATTGTACACCCATATaatgttcaatatttattatatatacaaattaaatcagatacatgtatttttattttatttggaaaCACTGTCATTCTAAGGTGGTAATTTTTCCAATGCCACATGaacaaaaagataaagaaaagaaaaagaattgtGTAAAAACAGTCAAAGACTATTTATTCATGacaattattatatttcaaactACATTTGGTGGCACCTATATGCTATGCAAAATCAAGATTACATTTTAGTAAATATTTGATCAAGGTTATTTGGCCAAAGGTCAAACATTAGGGGTCGAGTAGAGGTTCAATCTGCAGTAAAAATTGTGATTAAAGAAAACCATGCAATGTAGCTTGATATTTGGAAACTTGATAACATTATAGAAATCAAGGAACACATGTTATATATGTCCTTATTTTTGTGTTCAGTCAATCAGAAAATGAACAGATTGTTATTATTACATAGACATGTTTTTTTCCTGTCTGTTGAATGTTGTTCTGTGCATTTTCTTGTCAGatagtttacatgtacatgtatatatagctGAAATATGTGAGCAAGAAGTCATAGCCTCtatgtatttaatatacatgtaaattcattccAGTTGGCTCCATTCTCTGTCCATTCATTTAGCAGCAGTAGTTATTTCACCATTTGCCAAGACGTGTGTGTGTGATTGTTGTTGTAGATTGTTTTTGTATGGatttttatattctttgttTAGTTTCATCTTTGTTTTCTCTTCCAAAATATAGTTCAGTTCATTGTCTTCCACACTTCTCATATTGACACTGTATCCATGTAAAAGGGAAAATTACCCTATGATTCTATTTCATTGCTTAGGAggtggaaaatgaaaatgtttgcaGTGTCTTTGCACTTTATAggctgtgtaaattttaaacagaaaacatttaattgagaaaaagagagagaattGCATCTTAATGGGCCAGTTAGTATCATCACAGTACACGTTTTGTAAGGAGTAAAATATAGCTATAACCTAAGTGTGTGTGAATAAGGAAAATCTATTCCCCCAGTGCTTTTTTACTCTGTTCCAGAAAATGCCCTTCAATTTACTtacagaaatatttgaaaacaccaAAACGTTTTTAAGACACTGCAATAATATAATTTCAGATTTGCATTCTGAAGTACATGTGCTGTACATGTTGTAACATGTGAAAACTTTAAGTAGAAAacaagaaaatttcatgaaaaccTGATGTCTTCCTTGTAACTTACAGTTATTATTTCTGAATGGTATTAGTGCTTTAAATTATCATGGGCTctaaattgattcaaaatggTATTTATCATCTAGCAAGCCtgtaaaagaataaataaatacatttgtaattgtacattgtatatgatgAATATTTGTCTTGTAGAAATTGAAGAGAATCTTATGGAACATATATAggtaatatattaatttaataatttgataccatacagtatacaaaataatataacaCACTTTCATAAGTTTATaataaaaccaaataaatacaattttttaaaatataatacaataacatgTGCCAAATGTACTTGTATACTGCCATTtagtttttttcaaatcttttgtattcatttaattttgatcTTGAAAATCTGTTTCTACCAGATAACTAATTCTATGAACAGACAACTTTTGTTTTGTAACTGACTTTTTGGGGGTGGGGTAGAGATCCATGAAATATGCAGGTAAATTTGATGTGTTCAGTCGACTTGTACTTTGATGTGAATGTTTTACATGTGCTTTTCTGAGTATAAATGATATTCTTGTTTATTGCAAGCTTAAAAATGAacaagtatgaatattttatttaataaataaataaaatgaacagaTTGACATAAATTAGTTTTATTTCTTATTGCATGTTTATCAGTCATTTCATTCTCAGAATTGGCTTCAGTTCAATTCACTTAAGCATTCTAGGTCCTTAATGAAACAATTAGATTACAGAAGCTTTTCTAAGTCTATTTTCAAATGTAACATACAAGAAATTGCATGCATGTATTGGAGCAATACATATGTGCAATTTTTTGCTGTAAATTAATGTATACATCTTAAATATAGAACTCGCAAGCAAGACAGTTAGTCTGACTTGAAAATCACAAAATAAGTTGTTCCCAATAAAACTTGGTCCATAGTATAGGTATGTTTTATaagcttattttttaaattgcactTTTATCAAAATAGTGATGTGACTTATCAAACACTAGTGAGTTTGAAGGAATCATTCAGTCGGTTGAATTCATCAAGTCTTGTGGCAGTTAAATCTGCGCAATCAATTTAAATTTCCAGAAACGAGGATTTTCTgactaaaatatcaaaagatgtCCCTAGAATGGAGCCTCTACATCTCCCATTTCCACATAGACAGACTTGACTTGTGTGTAGTAATCCAATGTATCAGGTCCATTTTCTCTCCCCAGTCCGGATTTCTTGTACCCCCCAAAGGGGACCCCCACAGGGTAAACATTGTAATTGTTGATGTAGAGGGAGCCTGCCTCTAGAGCTGAAGCTACTCGGTATGCCCTCTGGAGGTTACTGAAACAGGCAATAGTGGCATGGGTAAAAAATGGAAACATATAAATAGACTATGAAGTAGAACAAcaattcaatgatttttatttcaacaactTGTAAAGAGTTCAGTTCAATTTGGGTATTTATTGTGTAcatttaaatgcaaaatttaagtaattatattttaataaccCCTCCTTTTGAAATTAGCACCAGCTGGACATTGAACAGAATACTAGGTGTTGTCCTACCAATACCTTGGAACCCATGTATTAATCTGACAGTAGTATCTACCATACATTATATGGGTGATTGTGTATTTACACTGGTTTAATCAATCTCCTTAACAGAAAGGTTTTAAGACTATGTCAAAAgaaataatatcatttattttcaaaagacaATATGAAATAGATATACTGTATACTTATAAAAGCTTTAATagaatttgtaaatttaaattacaCCTACCGGTACTAGACATGTGACATATCAAACAGAGGGTATGTAACACAGAGGGTAATTTACGAGTATTTCACAAGAAGTTTTATAAATTAGTTTAGCTGCTACCTTTAAATTATCTACAACTGTACCTTGTAAATATTCCTCCAGCCAGTCCTAGCTCTGAATCATTAGCTCGTCTGATGACCTCTTCTTCTGAGTCGAAGGTCAGAATGGACATGACCGAGCCGAACACTTCCTCTCGCACCACGGTCATGTGATCCTCACAGTTGACAAGGATACAGGGACTGACAAAGTAGCCCCTGAGATGGGGGTCCACGGTGACTCTCTCCCCACCACACATCACAGTGGCTCCCTTCACACACAGAGAGAAATCAACATGGTGGGCAGAGggagaataaaatacatgtattgaaaaattCATTACCAGAACCTGGTACGGAACAGCAAAAATAACAGTTCAGTCTTGACGGAAGATTCAGTGAGACATTAATTTTCAAGATTATGATAGCAAAGACTTGTGTAACATTTGAAATAATTCTATCAATCTTAATTGCTGCATGTTTTCTAATTCCCTGCCAAGCCTTGGGATATGAGAACCAAACTGCAAATGTCTTTTATATACCTCTTTTTTAGCCAACTCAATGTATCGCATGACGATGTCAAACTGCTGTTTGCTGATGGTTGCTCCCACTGTGGTATCCTCAAGGTAGGGGTCCCCAATCTTCATACGCTTCGTCCTCTCCACTAGCTGAGCCAGGAAAGGTCCCATGATGCTCTTGTGTACAAATACTCGTGTCCCATTAGAGCATACCTGGAAAATCATAAACTTACCATTGCCGCATTTCTTTCATTATCTCAAGATATCAAATACCCCATGTGCTCACAATAAGAATCAgtcataatgattttaaaagactgacatgcattatacatgtatctctctcTGCCCACCTGTCCTTGTGTTAGGAAGTTGGCCAACATTGCTCCTGTCACTGCGTTGTCAAGGTTACAATCTTCAAAAATAATACAAGGGGATTTTCCTCCCAGTTCCAGAGTCACATGTTTTATATCCTGAAAGCAGATCAGTTCAACAATTACAAAAAATGATTTCCttgaatttttagaaaatatataaacaagggTGACGGCCCATTTACCGGTAATACCAGTCGAGATATCATAAACATTACAATAGTTGCAAATAACATGGTTTATGAATATTGAGAAATAAAAtgttggtttctgtaatatatatgtactaGGTGGTAAACTAGTCAGTATGCAGATGGACCTCCACATAATTGCTCTTTAATAATTAGGGTGGGTTTCCCAAAACTTTTCAGATAGGACTATTATCTCTCATTAGCAATATTTCTGATTAGCATCTGATAggagtacatgtatgcattctTTCAAacacatgtataaatatttaagaCTCCTACCTTGGCACAAGCCTCCATTATTTTACTTCCAGTTGGCACACTGCCAGTGAAGGACATCTTGGCAATGTTAGGATGGGTCGTTAGCAATTGTCCTGTCTTTGTCTCACCCTGgaaagataatacatgtattatattctATAACCGTTTTGTCTTGTATTATCTGCTTGGCTGTGCTCATTTAAAttccatttatttattaaaccaTGATCATCATACAATATACATACTAAACCAGGTAGTAGAAAAGGAAGGAATgagcatatatacatgtactaggaaTATATATGATTTGGACCAGGATTCAAACTGGGCCCTTGCAACTCTAGTAAAGAGCTCTATCACTGAGCTACTCAGGCCGATATCTCGGTCCACTGTATGATGTTAAAGTAGTCATCTGGATCATAGCTTTACCTGTATGATGTTATAGCAGCCATCTGGATCATATCTTTAACTGTATGATGTTATAGCAGCCATCTGGATAGAGCTTTACCTATATGATGTTATAGCAGCTATCTGGATCATAGCTTTACCTGTATGATGTTATAGCAGCTATCTGGATCATAGCTTTACCTGTATGATGTTTTTGCAGCCATCTGGATAATACCTTTACCTGTATGATGTTAAAGTAGTCATCTGGATCATAGCTTTACCTGTATGATGTTATAGCAGCCATCTGGATCATATCTTTAACTGTATGATGTTATAGCAGCCATCTGGATAGAGCTTTACCTATATGATGTTATAGCAGCTATCTGGATCATAGCTTTACCTGTATGATGTTTTTGCAGCCATCTGGATAATACCTTTACCTGTATGATGTTATAGCAGCCATCTGGATAGAGCTTTACCTGTAAGATGTTATAGCAGCCATCTGGATCATAGCTTT
This genomic interval carries:
- the LOC128162343 gene encoding 4-trimethylaminobutyraldehyde dehydrogenase-like isoform X2, which gives rise to MLRPCPYVRCFHRCLATSISSSSQVQAPLNFLSGKRCDPSENIGNFDLKYPATDETLRQVPSSGERDVNEAVSQAREGFRSWSKLSGFERGNVLKRAANIMRERLEELAQTEVLDTGKPIWEARCDVQGCADTVDYYGGLAARISGEFLPLSNGCFSYTVREPLGVVGGIGAWNYPLQMASWKSSPALACGNTFVFKPSPLTPLTAVMLGEVYKEAGLPDGCYNIIQGETKTGQLLTTHPNIAKMSFTGSVPTGSKIMEACAKDIKHVTLELGGKSPCIIFEDCNLDNAVTGAMLANFLTQGQVCSNGTRVFVHKSIMGPFLAQLVERTKRMKIGDPYLEDTTVGATISKQQFDIVMRYIELAKKEGATVMCGGERVTVDPHLRGYFVSPCILVNCEDHMTVVREEVFGSVMSILTFDSEEEVIRRANDSELGLAGGIFTSNLQRAYRVASALEAGSLYINNYNVYPVGVPFGGYKKSGLGRENGPDTLDYYTQVKSVYVEMGDVEAPF
- the LOC128162343 gene encoding 4-trimethylaminobutyraldehyde dehydrogenase-like isoform X1 codes for the protein MKSMIKFSNKLAVEMLRPCPYVRCFHRCLATSISSSSQVQAPLNFLSGKRCDPSENIGNFDLKYPATDETLRQVPSSGERDVNEAVSQAREGFRSWSKLSGFERGNVLKRAANIMRERLEELAQTEVLDTGKPIWEARCDVQGCADTVDYYGGLAARISGEFLPLSNGCFSYTVREPLGVVGGIGAWNYPLQMASWKSSPALACGNTFVFKPSPLTPLTAVMLGEVYKEAGLPDGCYNIIQGETKTGQLLTTHPNIAKMSFTGSVPTGSKIMEACAKDIKHVTLELGGKSPCIIFEDCNLDNAVTGAMLANFLTQGQVCSNGTRVFVHKSIMGPFLAQLVERTKRMKIGDPYLEDTTVGATISKQQFDIVMRYIELAKKEGATVMCGGERVTVDPHLRGYFVSPCILVNCEDHMTVVREEVFGSVMSILTFDSEEEVIRRANDSELGLAGGIFTSNLQRAYRVASALEAGSLYINNYNVYPVGVPFGGYKKSGLGRENGPDTLDYYTQVKSVYVEMGDVEAPF